One stretch of Nitrosococcus watsonii C-113 DNA includes these proteins:
- a CDS encoding pentapeptide repeat-containing protein: MKQDEAGYLWDDRRSGYDRRKFKKRRSRFEQRGKKDRRSPELPETIRYRIARTQLRTQLEAYQISHVKYRFIGVVVLVIAVFLGGIISLSPIRAEKGCDVLPRPGVNWSNCLLPGKDLVAANLSEANLHNSSFTGADLRRISLASATLTYANMASANLAYADLSNAVLRSANLQDANLGYAKLDYADLSYANLLGANLEGASLRGAKLDHAVWPDQRECTPGSVGFCR, translated from the coding sequence GTGAAACAAGATGAAGCGGGGTACCTCTGGGATGACCGTCGCTCGGGGTATGATCGCCGTAAATTTAAGAAGCGGCGTTCTCGCTTTGAGCAGCGCGGGAAGAAAGATCGGCGCTCTCCTGAGCTTCCTGAAACCATTCGATACCGCATAGCACGAACCCAGCTCAGAACTCAATTAGAAGCGTATCAGATTAGCCATGTTAAATACCGTTTCATTGGGGTAGTTGTCTTGGTGATCGCTGTTTTCCTGGGAGGAATAATTTCTTTATCGCCTATTAGAGCGGAGAAGGGCTGTGATGTGCTCCCACGTCCAGGTGTCAATTGGAGTAACTGCCTTCTTCCAGGGAAAGATTTGGTAGCGGCTAATCTGAGCGAAGCCAATCTTCACAACTCATCATTTACAGGTGCTGATTTGCGTCGAATTTCTCTAGCTTCAGCTACTTTGACCTATGCTAATATGGCTTCCGCAAACCTGGCCTATGCTGACCTTTCTAATGCTGTGCTGCGAAGTGCTAATTTGCAAGATGCTAATCTGGGCTATGCCAAATTAGATTATGCCGATCTTTCCTATGCTAATTTGCTAGGGGCTAATTTAGAGGGAGCTTCCTTACGAGGGGCAAAGTTAGATCATGCTGTATGGCCTGATCAACGTGAGTGTACGCCTGGCTCTGTCGGATTTTGCCGATAA
- a CDS encoding MinD/ParA family protein produces the protein MLMSEARIDQASGLRQMAHPVRVVAITGGKGGVGKTNVSVNLAVALANQGRKVMLLDADLGLANIDVLLGLQPAYNLAHVVNGECSLEDIILLGPAGIKVVPAVSGARAMVCLSPAEHAGLVHAFSKLGMALDVLLIDTAAGISDSVISFSRAAQEVLMVVCDEPASITDAYALIKILSRDHRLYRFHILANMARSIQEGRELYDKLVKVTNQFLDVTLEFSGVIPYDDCLRKAVKKQSAVVSSYPRSKSAVAFMHLAQKTIRWPMRREPGGHLEFFVERLVQSSLYAVDGPAKAYAGDSYSKGELS, from the coding sequence ATGCTCATGTCTGAAGCACGAATTGATCAGGCCAGCGGCTTGCGGCAGATGGCTCATCCCGTTCGGGTAGTGGCGATTACCGGCGGTAAAGGGGGCGTTGGTAAAACCAATGTTTCAGTCAATCTAGCAGTAGCCCTGGCTAATCAAGGCCGAAAAGTGATGTTGCTAGACGCTGATTTAGGGCTAGCGAATATCGATGTGTTATTAGGGTTACAACCTGCTTATAACTTGGCCCATGTGGTTAATGGGGAATGTTCGTTAGAGGACATTATTCTCCTTGGGCCGGCGGGAATAAAGGTTGTGCCGGCGGTTTCAGGCGCACGGGCTATGGTGTGTCTTAGTCCGGCGGAACACGCGGGTCTCGTCCATGCTTTCAGTAAACTCGGTATGGCTCTGGACGTCTTGCTAATCGATACTGCCGCTGGCATTTCTGACAGTGTGATTAGTTTTTCTCGGGCGGCTCAAGAGGTGTTGATGGTCGTTTGTGACGAGCCCGCTTCTATTACCGATGCTTATGCCTTAATCAAGATATTGAGCAGGGATCATCGACTGTATCGGTTTCATATTCTTGCCAATATGGCTCGCAGTATTCAGGAGGGTAGGGAATTGTATGACAAGCTTGTCAAAGTCACTAACCAGTTTTTGGATGTGACATTGGAGTTTTCGGGAGTAATACCTTATGACGATTGCCTTCGTAAAGCGGTGAAAAAACAAAGCGCGGTGGTGAGTAGTTATCCCAGAAGCAAATCGGCAGTAGCTTTCATGCATTTAGCCCAGAAGACGATTCGTTGGCCAATGCGGAGAGAACCTGGAGGACATCTAGAATTTTTTGTAGAGCGCCTAGTGCAATCTAGTCTGTATGCCGTGGATGGGCCGGCTAAAGCTTATGCCGGAGATTCTTATAGTAAAGGGGAATTATCATGA
- the flhF gene encoding flagellar biosynthesis protein FlhF → MKIRRFTAPDVRQAIRQVREAMGADAVILSNRPVGEGVEIVAATDYEDTAPKQALDAQRHDGAEPLPEKRTSFAAQNGGSQEPILLEMRQEMKNLRNLVETQLSDLAWGEMGRRNPSKAQLLRRLMNLDLASDLCQQLVAQVNNEGAPHQIWQQALKGLTDLIPIANDDILSDGGIIALVGPTGVGKTTSVAKLAARFALCHGLHSVALVTTDCFRIGAQEQLHTYGRILGIPVKVAHDRQTLQETLEYLADRRLVLIDTAGMSQRDMHLTEQFSMLAGGTLAIRNYLVLSAATQFSVLDEVVRKFNRIDLAGCILTKLDEAASLGGMVSTAIRHHLPLAYVCNGQRVPEDFAPACAQNVVHLLSEYAHEKEKGLADKVLAQTSSRAGAYAHV, encoded by the coding sequence ATGAAAATCAGGCGGTTTACGGCTCCGGATGTGCGTCAAGCTATCCGGCAGGTACGGGAGGCGATGGGAGCAGATGCCGTCATCTTATCCAATCGCCCGGTTGGAGAGGGTGTGGAGATTGTTGCTGCCACGGATTATGAAGACACTGCGCCCAAGCAAGCTCTGGATGCTCAGCGCCACGATGGGGCGGAGCCTCTGCCAGAAAAAAGAACCTCTTTTGCAGCCCAGAACGGCGGGTCTCAGGAGCCAATTCTCCTCGAGATGCGCCAAGAGATGAAAAATTTACGCAATCTAGTAGAAACACAGTTATCGGATCTCGCATGGGGTGAAATGGGACGCCGCAATCCTTCTAAGGCGCAACTGCTCCGTCGATTAATGAACTTGGATCTAGCTTCCGATCTTTGCCAACAATTGGTTGCTCAGGTGAATAATGAAGGTGCTCCCCATCAAATTTGGCAGCAGGCATTGAAGGGATTGACTGACCTCATTCCTATTGCTAACGATGATATTTTGTCCGATGGCGGCATCATCGCCCTTGTGGGTCCGACGGGTGTGGGAAAAACTACCAGCGTGGCCAAGCTCGCGGCGCGCTTTGCCCTTTGCCATGGCCTCCATAGTGTTGCTCTGGTGACTACTGATTGTTTCCGCATCGGCGCCCAGGAGCAGTTGCATACCTATGGCCGCATTCTAGGTATTCCAGTCAAGGTGGCCCATGACCGGCAGACATTACAGGAAACCTTGGAATATTTGGCGGATCGGCGATTAGTGCTTATTGACACGGCAGGTATGAGCCAGCGGGATATGCACCTTACCGAGCAATTTTCCATGCTTGCGGGCGGTACCCTAGCAATCAGGAACTACCTAGTGCTCTCCGCCGCTACCCAATTCTCGGTGCTAGATGAAGTAGTACGGAAATTCAATCGGATAGATCTTGCTGGCTGTATTCTTACCAAACTTGATGAGGCAGCCAGCCTCGGCGGAATGGTGTCCACTGCTATTCGTCATCATTTACCTTTAGCCTATGTCTGCAATGGACAGCGGGTGCCGGAGGATTTTGCTCCAGCTTGCGCCCAAAATGTTGTTCATTTACTCAGCGAATATGCTCATGAGAAGGAGAAGGGATTAGCAGATAAGGTTTTGGCTCAAACTTCTAGCAGGGCTGGCGCTTATGCTCATGTCTGA
- a CDS encoding mechanosensitive ion channel domain-containing protein, with protein sequence MRNDKDILFVLRLFLALIFLLPPALLAELASVTSPDGLNSSVALEQVRNKMRGLEEDQGLDEAQKKKLLDLYQLTKERLQAAQDYGDKARVYRQAIEAAPAKLEEINRHLASPGTDKAMAALEQIPTGTPLAELEQQLAAEQTELAALESSLSGLDKQLQEQQSRPRQARDQLIEVKQQQELIENDLKALPPGETSLISEARQLALRARLEVCLNEIDMLEQELSSHNIRLQLLRAQRDLTAQQVWQTQARIKLLEALIRQRRREEVGQIQEAAARAEQEAIGKHPAIQELAAQNGRLSKEFATLAARLSRITAEREAAETHLKQLEQDFKNARQSLEIAGLNKALQQFLQDQRRSLPDLSHYREETEQHRVEMAEVGLSQLRVDGQRRQLSKLEDAANQVMAEQVGPDLAPSSREEIKVEVRNLLKDRRALLDKLSAIQGQYLRSVGNLEFVQQQLVERARQYAAFLDEHLLWIPSAAPLDFQTGQGLLAGMAWLLSLESWRDTAQALGSIAMEEPLLVIVVILIFIGLLQLHYNLSRILKVATERITMPYADRFSFTLRAFIATLLAAAPWPLLVGFIGWLLRVSPEAPGFAKAVGAGLAAISLPLFLMHGFRLLCRSHGVASDHFGWQEQTVTLWRKNLTWAIPVMLPALFVATVAGAEANEMYAESLGRVGLLVSMVALAVFFQRILRPKGGIAERYLEEQPRSWLSRFRYVWYPAIVFLPIFLAGLAVVGYFYTALHLKNEMVVTLYLIIAAALVHDLAIRWLEVTQRKLALLKMRERREIERVTQSAREAAGRSGAGVPTKLDIYQVDIQTVDSQTRQLLRTVVVLSVIVGFWLIWAPTFPALGILNDVTLWHHTVVVEGEEVQKPFTLANLALALVLALVAFGAARNLPGVLEILVLRRLSLVPGSRYAITTLLRYAIGSAGIVLVFDAVGGSWSQIQWLVAALTVGLGFGLQEIFANFVSGLIILFERPIRVGDVVTVGDISGTVSRIRIRATTVTDFDRKELIVPNKSFVTDRLVNWTLSDPITRITLKLGVAYGSDTTLTHQIILGVVNANPLVLEDPPPSVYFVGFGEGTLDFIVWAFVRELGNRYPLMHELNTAINRALEEQGIEIPFPQRDIHVRSINMPPLTGLDSQRPSEMDYPPSQQEGSVT encoded by the coding sequence ATGCGAAATGATAAGGATATTCTTTTTGTCTTAAGGCTATTTTTAGCGCTTATTTTTCTCCTCCCTCCTGCTTTATTGGCAGAACTTGCTTCAGTGACATCGCCGGATGGATTAAATTCCTCCGTAGCCTTAGAGCAAGTCCGGAATAAGATGAGAGGGCTGGAAGAGGATCAAGGATTAGATGAGGCACAAAAGAAAAAGCTACTGGATTTATACCAGTTAACTAAAGAGCGTTTGCAGGCAGCTCAGGACTATGGGGACAAGGCTAGGGTTTATCGGCAGGCTATTGAAGCGGCGCCGGCCAAACTAGAAGAAATTAATAGGCACCTCGCTTCTCCAGGCACCGATAAGGCAATGGCAGCCTTGGAACAGATACCTACGGGAACCCCTCTCGCCGAATTAGAACAACAGCTAGCGGCAGAGCAGACTGAACTCGCTGCCCTAGAAAGCTCCCTCTCTGGGTTAGACAAGCAATTGCAAGAGCAACAATCTCGACCTCGGCAGGCCCGAGATCAGCTCATAGAGGTCAAGCAGCAGCAGGAGCTTATAGAAAATGACCTTAAAGCATTACCGCCGGGGGAAACGTCCCTTATTTCTGAAGCCCGTCAGCTAGCCTTGCGGGCACGGCTAGAGGTATGCCTCAATGAAATTGACATGCTTGAGCAGGAACTATCAAGTCACAATATCCGGTTGCAGTTACTGAGGGCACAACGGGATTTGACGGCACAGCAGGTTTGGCAAACCCAGGCGCGGATCAAGCTTCTTGAAGCATTAATTAGACAGCGGCGACGAGAAGAAGTAGGACAAATTCAGGAAGCTGCTGCCCGGGCAGAGCAGGAAGCTATTGGTAAACATCCTGCTATTCAGGAGCTGGCTGCGCAGAATGGCCGCCTCAGTAAAGAGTTTGCCACGTTAGCTGCGCGCTTGAGCCGCATTACTGCTGAACGCGAAGCTGCGGAAACCCACTTAAAGCAGCTGGAGCAGGACTTTAAAAATGCCCGGCAAAGTTTAGAAATCGCTGGATTGAATAAAGCGTTACAGCAGTTTTTGCAGGATCAACGCCGTAGTCTACCGGACCTTAGCCATTACCGAGAGGAAACCGAACAGCACCGGGTGGAGATGGCTGAAGTTGGTCTTAGCCAACTTCGAGTAGATGGACAGCGCCGGCAACTCAGCAAGCTTGAAGATGCCGCCAACCAGGTAATGGCGGAACAAGTGGGGCCGGACTTAGCTCCTTCCTCGCGAGAAGAAATTAAGGTAGAGGTGCGTAATCTGCTGAAAGACAGGCGGGCTTTATTGGATAAGCTTAGCGCTATTCAAGGTCAATACCTGCGCTCGGTGGGAAATTTGGAGTTTGTACAGCAGCAACTCGTGGAGAGGGCCAGGCAGTATGCAGCATTTTTAGATGAACATCTGCTATGGATTCCTAGCGCTGCTCCTTTAGATTTCCAAACGGGACAAGGTTTGCTAGCGGGAATGGCTTGGCTGTTATCTCTAGAGAGTTGGCGGGATACCGCCCAGGCATTGGGCTCTATTGCTATGGAAGAGCCCTTGTTGGTTATCGTGGTAATACTGATCTTTATTGGGTTACTTCAGCTGCATTATAACCTAAGCAGGATTTTAAAAGTTGCTACAGAGAGAATAACCATGCCCTATGCGGATCGTTTCAGCTTTACTCTCAGAGCCTTCATAGCTACCCTGCTGGCTGCGGCGCCCTGGCCCCTGCTGGTAGGTTTTATAGGATGGCTGTTGCGAGTTTCTCCGGAAGCTCCAGGCTTTGCTAAAGCGGTAGGTGCTGGACTGGCCGCTATTTCCCTGCCCCTGTTTTTAATGCATGGATTTCGCCTCTTGTGCCGCAGCCATGGGGTTGCCAGCGATCATTTTGGTTGGCAAGAGCAAACCGTGACACTCTGGCGGAAAAATCTTACCTGGGCGATTCCGGTGATGCTGCCGGCCTTGTTCGTGGCAACAGTGGCGGGTGCCGAAGCGAATGAGATGTATGCTGAAAGTCTTGGCCGGGTAGGACTATTAGTGAGCATGGTGGCACTCGCGGTCTTTTTTCAACGGATATTAAGACCTAAAGGGGGGATTGCCGAACGGTATTTAGAAGAGCAACCGAGAAGCTGGCTGTCTCGTTTCCGTTATGTATGGTATCCGGCTATTGTCTTTCTTCCTATCTTTTTAGCGGGCTTGGCGGTGGTAGGGTATTTCTATACCGCGCTCCATCTTAAAAATGAGATGGTTGTTACCTTATATCTGATCATCGCCGCCGCGCTGGTGCATGATTTAGCTATCCGCTGGCTTGAGGTGACGCAGCGTAAGCTGGCCTTGCTTAAAATGCGGGAGAGGCGGGAAATTGAACGAGTGACCCAATCTGCCAGAGAGGCGGCAGGCCGCTCTGGTGCGGGGGTCCCCACTAAACTGGACATTTACCAAGTGGACATTCAAACGGTTGATTCTCAAACCCGCCAGCTACTCCGGACGGTGGTGGTTTTATCCGTTATTGTTGGCTTTTGGCTTATTTGGGCGCCTACTTTTCCTGCGCTGGGTATCCTTAATGACGTTACCTTGTGGCATCATACCGTGGTTGTGGAAGGCGAAGAGGTGCAAAAACCTTTTACGCTTGCTAATCTGGCGCTAGCCCTGGTTTTGGCTTTGGTGGCCTTTGGCGCGGCCAGAAATCTTCCCGGTGTTTTGGAAATACTGGTGCTGCGCCGGCTTTCTTTAGTGCCTGGCAGCCGTTATGCCATTACAACCTTATTGCGCTATGCCATCGGGAGTGCCGGTATTGTCTTGGTATTTGATGCTGTTGGGGGCAGCTGGTCCCAGATACAGTGGTTGGTGGCCGCCCTTACCGTGGGGTTAGGGTTTGGATTGCAGGAAATTTTTGCCAATTTTGTTTCGGGCCTGATTATTTTATTTGAACGGCCCATTCGGGTTGGCGATGTAGTGACGGTAGGTGATATTTCGGGCACGGTTTCTCGAATTCGAATCCGCGCTACTACGGTAACGGATTTTGATCGTAAAGAACTGATTGTTCCTAATAAGTCTTTTGTGACGGATAGGCTAGTAAACTGGACTCTTTCTGATCCTATTACCCGGATCACGCTGAAGTTGGGAGTTGCTTATGGGTCGGATACTACCCTCACGCATCAGATCATTCTAGGGGTTGTTAACGCTAATCCCTTGGTATTGGAGGACCCTCCTCCTAGCGTTTATTTTGTGGGTTTTGGGGAAGGCACCTTAGACTTTATCGTTTGGGCCTTTGTGCGGGAACTAGGAAATCGTTATCCCTTAATGCACGAACTGAATACGGCTATCAATCGGGCCCTGGAAGAACAGGGGATTGAAATACCGTTCCCCCAACGAGACATTCATGTCCGTTCGATCAATATGCCACCACTAACTGGGTTAGATTCCCAGAGACCATCGGAGATGGATTATCCACCCTCACAACAGGAGGGTTCCGTTACCTAG
- a CDS encoding vWA domain-containing protein — protein sequence MTDKTSKSLRKPSSSSEVDAFLKKVAAMPQIKSGSRHGRLIFAMDATASREPTWDRACHIQAQMFQETAALGGLEVQLCYYRGFKEFSASPWLRHSDALLRQMNAVACRGGHTQIEKVLQHTQNETRKQKVNALVFVGDCMEERADRLCHIAGELGILGVPVFIFQEGYDLVAERAFRQVAQLTRGAYCRFDAASAAQLRDLLNAVAVYATGGRAALENFSQRQGGVTLQLIHQIKKD from the coding sequence ATGACAGATAAAACCAGCAAATCACTCCGAAAACCATCCAGCAGCAGTGAGGTGGACGCCTTCCTCAAGAAAGTCGCTGCCATGCCCCAGATTAAATCTGGTAGCCGCCATGGCCGGCTAATCTTCGCCATGGATGCCACCGCCAGCCGGGAGCCAACCTGGGACCGAGCTTGCCATATTCAAGCCCAAATGTTCCAGGAAACAGCTGCCTTGGGTGGGCTGGAGGTACAGCTATGTTATTATCGCGGTTTTAAGGAATTCTCCGCCAGCCCTTGGCTCCGCCATTCCGATGCGCTTTTACGGCAAATGAACGCCGTTGCCTGCCGGGGCGGTCACACTCAAATTGAAAAAGTGTTGCAGCATACCCAGAATGAAACCCGGAAACAAAAGGTCAATGCCCTGGTTTTTGTAGGTGATTGCATGGAAGAAAGGGCAGACCGTCTCTGCCATATAGCGGGTGAGCTGGGCATCTTGGGTGTTCCCGTTTTTATCTTTCAGGAAGGCTATGATTTGGTAGCGGAACGAGCTTTTCGGCAGGTCGCTCAATTAACCCGAGGGGCCTATTGCCGCTTTGATGCTGCTAGCGCGGCTCAATTACGGGACTTATTAAATGCCGTGGCTGTCTATGCCACCGGAGGGCGGGCTGCCCTGGAAAATTTCAGCCAGCGCCAAGGGGGAGTCACGTTGCAGCTCATTCACCAAATCAAAAAAGACTAG
- a CDS encoding TerC/Alx family metal homeostasis membrane protein: protein MTVSIWIGVVALIIGLLALDLVVLNRGARIVCVKESLVWTVTWVALALCFNVFVYFLYENNWLGWSDLASHNVSGREAAIQFLTGFLMEKSLSVDNIFVIAMIFSYLKIPVVEQQRMLLWGILGAVGLRVIMITLGVALMARFPWIAYLFGGLLLATAVKMLMTRQGNVNISRNPLLILVRKFYPVVDDFKGGYFFSTLNGSRAVTPLLLALILVVSTNLIFALDSIPAIFAVTQDPFLVFTCNVFSVLGLHALYFTIAGHVERFRYIKLSLIFILIYFAIKITLIYYYPIPNIVSLVIIGSILTLGMLASLLISPRDSDEGAAPLFNDLVVLAVLSYRQARRIVVLVLGTSVLLVGVAMIVLPGPAVVVIPIGLGILAIEFAWARRWLQKIRQTAGKIRQRIRH from the coding sequence ATGACAGTCTCCATTTGGATCGGCGTTGTCGCGCTTATTATTGGGTTATTGGCCTTAGATCTTGTTGTTCTAAATCGCGGGGCACGCATAGTTTGCGTCAAAGAATCCCTGGTGTGGACAGTTACCTGGGTGGCATTGGCGCTTTGTTTTAATGTATTTGTATATTTTCTGTATGAGAATAACTGGCTTGGATGGAGTGATCTGGCCTCCCACAATGTTAGCGGACGGGAAGCCGCAATCCAATTCTTGACGGGCTTCCTGATGGAAAAATCCTTGTCGGTAGATAATATTTTTGTCATCGCCATGATATTTTCATATTTGAAAATTCCCGTAGTGGAGCAACAACGTATGCTGTTATGGGGGATTTTGGGGGCGGTTGGACTGCGTGTCATCATGATCACATTAGGCGTTGCATTGATGGCGCGTTTCCCCTGGATAGCCTATTTGTTTGGGGGGTTGCTCCTGGCAACCGCCGTGAAAATGCTGATGACCCGCCAGGGCAATGTCAACATAAGCCGTAATCCCTTGCTGATCCTGGTTAGAAAATTCTATCCTGTTGTAGATGATTTTAAAGGGGGGTATTTTTTTAGCACCCTAAATGGAAGCCGTGCTGTAACGCCCTTGTTGCTTGCACTGATTCTAGTGGTAAGCACTAATCTAATATTTGCCCTCGACTCTATTCCAGCTATTTTTGCCGTCACCCAAGATCCCTTTTTGGTCTTCACCTGTAATGTTTTTTCAGTGCTTGGCCTTCATGCCCTCTATTTTACAATTGCGGGCCATGTGGAGCGATTCCGCTACATTAAGTTGAGCCTGATTTTTATCTTGATCTATTTCGCCATAAAAATAACGTTAATTTATTATTACCCTATTCCAAATATTGTCTCCCTAGTCATTATTGGAAGTATTCTCACGCTGGGTATGCTTGCTTCTTTGTTGATTTCACCTCGGGATTCTGATGAGGGTGCCGCGCCGCTGTTTAACGACTTAGTTGTTTTAGCCGTTCTTAGTTATCGGCAAGCCCGGCGGATTGTGGTGCTTGTTCTCGGTACTTCGGTACTTTTAGTAGGGGTCGCAATGATTGTGCTGCCGGGACCCGCGGTAGTTGTGATCCCAATTGGTTTAGGCATTTTGGCCATTGAATTTGCATGGGCGAGACGGTGGTTGCAAAAAATACGTCAAACGGCTGGAAAAATTAGACAGCGTATACGACATTAG
- a CDS encoding DUF2802 domain-containing protein: MELDWLLLSVTGILLILVLYLNFILHRTGRELEEQTTHLQQLQRDFEVFCTAGDELGKQVVRLELRVKKLAEWQDQINLHTPEARAYSQAIKMVRSGADIDQLVARCGLSQNEAELVYLLHNASSESNTVSEQTKAKISSL, from the coding sequence ATGGAATTAGATTGGTTGCTTTTGTCCGTGACGGGAATATTGCTTATCTTAGTGCTTTATTTGAACTTTATTTTGCACCGGACTGGCCGGGAACTGGAGGAACAGACTACCCATCTTCAGCAATTACAGCGGGATTTCGAGGTTTTTTGCACTGCTGGGGACGAGTTGGGAAAGCAAGTCGTGCGATTGGAGCTGCGGGTAAAAAAGCTTGCTGAATGGCAAGATCAAATTAATTTACATACGCCTGAAGCACGCGCCTATAGTCAAGCAATAAAGATGGTGCGCAGCGGTGCCGATATTGACCAATTAGTTGCCCGCTGTGGATTATCTCAAAATGAAGCAGAGTTAGTGTATTTATTACATAATGCAAGCTCGGAGTCAAATACTGTATCGGAACAGACTAAAGCAAAAATTTCTTCTTTGTAA
- a CDS encoding RNA polymerase sigma factor FliA, which yields MNGVVAYATRTQEKMRDDELVTQYAPLVKRIAYHLLTRLPPSVQLDDLIQAGMIGLLEAVRNYNASQGASFETYAGIRIRGAILDEIRRNDWAPRSVHRKARQVAEVMREVENREGRDARDYEVVEELGLPLNEYHRLLQDAGGYRVFSLDEFNEGEEAEPLSAPLKGPYEGLQDQNFRGALVEAIEGLPERERLVMSLYYVEDLNLREIGEVLGVSESRVSQIHSQAVLRLRSRLSGWLN from the coding sequence ATGAATGGGGTTGTTGCTTACGCTACTCGTACGCAAGAGAAGATGAGAGATGATGAGTTGGTTACTCAGTATGCACCGTTGGTTAAGCGTATTGCTTATCATTTGTTAACTAGGCTGCCGCCTAGTGTGCAATTGGATGACCTTATTCAGGCGGGTATGATTGGCTTGTTAGAGGCCGTTCGCAATTACAATGCTTCCCAAGGGGCAAGTTTTGAGACGTATGCGGGAATCCGTATTCGGGGTGCCATCCTGGATGAGATCCGCCGTAATGATTGGGCGCCCCGCTCGGTCCATCGTAAGGCGAGACAGGTTGCCGAGGTCATGCGGGAAGTTGAAAACCGTGAAGGTCGGGACGCGCGGGATTATGAGGTCGTTGAAGAGCTGGGGTTGCCACTTAATGAATATCATCGACTATTGCAAGATGCAGGCGGTTATCGGGTATTTAGCCTGGACGAATTCAACGAAGGTGAGGAGGCGGAGCCTCTAAGCGCTCCCTTAAAGGGTCCCTACGAGGGATTGCAGGATCAAAACTTCCGTGGGGCATTAGTTGAGGCTATTGAGGGGTTGCCGGAGCGGGAGCGATTAGTGATGTCGCTCTATTATGTTGAGGATCTCAATCTCCGGGAAATTGGCGAGGTACTAGGGGTGAGCGAGTCACGAGTTAGCCAAATTCACAGTCAAGCCGTTTTGCGCCTGCGATCTCGCCTAAGTGGGTGGCTGAATTAA
- a CDS encoding class I SAM-dependent methyltransferase encodes MKFIRDNSVTHIHSNNPKGSYQKAHFDWLRLRYQLDGAARDRSLEAQALTQLSKGEQLRVLDLGAGAGANLCYYAHLLPSSTQWWLVERDSELLGQFPQFIIDFLGEEINTVHPLADDFLAPDCPIYKSSFDLVLANAVFDLLSASQFQRLLQLFRQAWAEKSPLFLFTLNLDRGIRFYPTDKETEHWCCRYESLMHRPQHFGQAMAAHCGREMEKLFLENGFNVNSASSAWNILPLQKEALLAKLDFFEKAMAESIRPHSQQWDLFQRWLGGKRYQVYQQEISLHVPHRDFLARIRT; translated from the coding sequence ATGAAATTTATTAGGGACAATAGTGTCACACACATACATTCCAATAACCCAAAGGGATCTTATCAAAAGGCCCATTTCGATTGGCTTCGACTCCGCTATCAATTGGATGGGGCTGCTCGTGATCGCTCTCTTGAAGCTCAGGCTTTAACCCAACTGTCAAAGGGGGAACAGCTTCGGGTCCTGGATCTGGGGGCAGGTGCTGGAGCTAATCTTTGCTATTATGCCCACCTTTTGCCTTCCTCAACCCAGTGGTGGCTGGTAGAACGGGATAGTGAGCTTTTAGGCCAATTCCCTCAATTCATTATTGATTTTTTGGGAGAAGAAATAAACACCGTTCATCCTCTGGCGGATGATTTTTTAGCGCCGGATTGCCCCATTTATAAAAGCTCCTTCGATCTAGTGCTAGCCAACGCTGTTTTCGATCTCTTAAGCGCCAGCCAATTTCAAAGGCTGCTTCAGTTATTTCGGCAAGCATGGGCGGAGAAATCTCCCTTGTTTTTATTTACGCTCAATCTGGATCGAGGCATCCGATTTTACCCTACTGATAAGGAAACAGAACACTGGTGCTGCCGTTACGAATCCCTCATGCACCGGCCCCAGCATTTTGGCCAAGCCATGGCAGCTCACTGTGGACGGGAGATGGAAAAATTGTTTCTGGAAAACGGGTTTAATGTGAACAGTGCTTCTTCGGCGTGGAACATACTACCTTTACAGAAAGAAGCGCTCTTGGCAAAACTCGATTTTTTTGAAAAAGCGATGGCGGAATCAATCCGCCCCCACAGCCAGCAGTGGGATTTATTTCAACGCTGGCTAGGGGGAAAACGATATCAGGTTTACCAGCAGGAAATTTCCTTGCACGTTCCTCACCGGGATTTTTTGGCTAGAATCAGAACTTGA